The following are encoded in a window of Flavobacterium cupriresistens genomic DNA:
- a CDS encoding murein hydrolase activator EnvC family protein: MPKFLLSLIFICASTMLWAQDSQQEKLEQRKAQIQQEIRDNEKMLQSVKKKEKSAVNVFLIQANKIKLKEKLINTTAKQEKLLSNDMYINQVKVNKLKKELAILKEDYAKMILKSYKSRSEQSRAMFILSSESFLQAYKRAQYLKQYTNFRKNQGLEIQSKTAELENFNTKLNGQRQVKKKIIAENQKERSALEIEKKEQQKLVNSIKKDKNKIIADTKSKQQEAKRIDRQIDRLIREAIAEANRKAALERAKENPGSTASNVPVSSSKIALTPEGKILAADFKANRGKLPWPVEKGFISLGYGDQPHPLYPSLTVHNSGVEITTEQGANARAVFAGEVASIMVLSPINRAVMIQHGDYFTVYQNLSQVFVNKGDKVNIKQSIGKVRTSGDTGKTIIKFLILQNTSNNNPEGWLQNR; encoded by the coding sequence ATGCCGAAATTTCTCCTAAGTCTGATTTTTATATGTGCCTCTACAATGCTGTGGGCACAAGATTCGCAACAAGAAAAGCTGGAACAGCGTAAAGCTCAGATTCAGCAGGAAATTAGAGATAACGAAAAGATGTTGCAATCCGTAAAGAAAAAAGAAAAATCAGCGGTAAATGTATTTTTAATTCAGGCCAATAAAATTAAGCTGAAAGAAAAGCTGATTAATACTACGGCAAAACAGGAGAAACTTTTAAGTAACGATATGTATATTAACCAAGTTAAGGTTAATAAACTGAAAAAAGAATTGGCGATTCTAAAAGAGGATTATGCCAAGATGATTCTTAAATCGTATAAAAGCCGTTCAGAGCAGAGCAGGGCTATGTTTATTTTATCTTCGGAAAGTTTTTTGCAAGCTTATAAAAGAGCGCAGTATTTAAAACAGTATACGAATTTTAGAAAAAATCAAGGCTTGGAAATTCAATCTAAAACGGCAGAATTAGAAAATTTCAACACAAAACTAAACGGTCAAAGGCAAGTCAAGAAAAAAATTATTGCCGAAAATCAGAAAGAGCGTTCCGCTTTAGAGATTGAGAAAAAAGAGCAACAAAAGCTGGTTAACTCAATCAAAAAAGATAAAAATAAAATCATTGCCGATACCAAAAGCAAGCAGCAGGAAGCAAAAAGAATCGACAGACAAATTGATCGTTTGATTCGTGAAGCTATTGCGGAGGCCAACAGAAAAGCAGCGCTGGAAAGAGCAAAAGAAAATCCGGGATCTACAGCATCAAATGTACCAGTTTCCTCTTCTAAAATTGCATTGACACCGGAAGGAAAAATTTTAGCTGCCGATTTCAAAGCAAACAGAGGAAAATTACCTTGGCCAGTAGAAAAAGGATTTATTTCTCTTGGTTACGGAGATCAGCCGCACCCGCTTTATCCGTCATTAACCGTACACAATTCAGGTGTGGAGATTACGACCGAACAAGGAGCAAATGCCCGTGCCGTATTTGCGGGAGAAGTAGCAAGCATCATGGTTTTATCTCCAATTAACAGGGCCGTTATGATTCAGCATGGAGATTATTTTACCGTATATCAGAATTTAAGTCAGGTATTTGTAAATAAAGGAGATAAAGTAAATATCAAACAAAGTATTGGAAAAGTAAGAACCAGTGGTGATACCGGAAAAACAATCATTAAGTTTCTGATTCTTCAAAATACATCAAATAACAATCCGGAAGGTTGGTTGCAGAATAGATAA
- a CDS encoding MATE family efflux transporter, whose amino-acid sequence MTETTIKKSLFSKIFTTLKLAIKGDESFDYTEGSIKKAVILLAIPMVLEMMMESVFALVDLYFVGHLEHSSFAIQTVGLTESVITIVYSIAIGISMAATAVVARRIGEKDPIAAAKAGMQAIIIAFVINSVMSILGFIYAKEILIFMGASLDAAEHGYRFTQIMIGGSLCIMLLFLINGIFRGAGNAAIAMKSLWLANICNIILCPILINGFGPIPAFGLTGAAIATTLGRSIGVFYQLYHLFFGKGVLRIYAAYFIPDFTQIKALVKIAAPGVLQFVIASCSWIFLAQLVATTGGDHGSAGYQTALRIMMFFILPAWGLSNAAATLVGQNLGAKRIDRAEKSVMTTAKYNVIFMATIMVVTLVLGKYIISFFTNDESVKTIAVEALQIMSIGFVFYGIGMVLINTFNGAGDTWTPTGINFFGFWLFQIPLAFLLAKHYQMGPTGVFIAIPVAETAITLAGIFFYKRGKWKRVQV is encoded by the coding sequence ATGACAGAAACAACCATAAAGAAGAGTTTATTTTCTAAAATTTTCACCACATTAAAATTAGCAATCAAAGGAGACGAGTCTTTTGATTATACCGAAGGAAGCATTAAAAAAGCAGTCATATTACTAGCCATACCGATGGTTTTAGAAATGATGATGGAATCGGTATTTGCGCTTGTCGATTTGTACTTCGTTGGCCATTTGGAACACAGTAGTTTTGCCATTCAAACCGTTGGTTTAACAGAATCTGTAATAACAATTGTATACTCGATTGCAATAGGAATTAGTATGGCAGCAACAGCTGTTGTAGCGAGACGTATTGGAGAGAAAGATCCGATTGCAGCTGCAAAAGCCGGAATGCAGGCTATAATTATCGCTTTTGTAATCAACAGTGTAATGAGTATTTTAGGTTTTATTTATGCCAAAGAGATTCTGATATTCATGGGAGCCTCACTTGATGCGGCTGAACATGGCTATCGATTTACCCAAATTATGATCGGCGGAAGTTTATGTATCATGCTTTTGTTTTTGATTAACGGAATTTTTCGTGGTGCCGGAAATGCGGCTATTGCCATGAAAAGTCTTTGGTTGGCCAACATTTGCAATATCATTTTATGTCCAATTTTGATTAACGGCTTTGGCCCAATTCCCGCTTTTGGACTGACTGGTGCCGCGATAGCAACTACCTTAGGAAGAAGTATCGGGGTATTTTACCAATTGTATCATTTGTTTTTTGGGAAAGGCGTGTTGAGAATTTATGCCGCTTATTTTATTCCTGACTTTACACAAATAAAAGCATTGGTAAAAATTGCTGCTCCGGGTGTTTTACAATTTGTAATTGCCTCTTGCAGCTGGATTTTTCTGGCGCAATTGGTAGCAACAACAGGAGGTGATCACGGTTCTGCCGGATATCAGACGGCTCTTAGAATCATGATGTTTTTTATACTTCCGGCCTGGGGACTTAGTAATGCAGCGGCCACTTTGGTTGGACAAAATTTAGGAGCCAAGCGAATTGATCGTGCCGAGAAATCGGTTATGACAACAGCGAAGTACAATGTCATTTTTATGGCAACAATTATGGTAGTTACATTAGTTTTGGGAAAATATATTATTTCTTTTTTCACCAATGACGAAAGTGTAAAAACCATCGCAGTCGAGGCTTTACAAATTATGAGTATTGGTTTTGTATTCTACGGAATCGGAATGGTTTTAATAAATACATTCAACGGAGCAGGAGATACGTGGACACCAACGGGAATTAATTTCTTTGGATTTTGGTTGTTCCAGATACCATTGGCTTTTTTACTGGCGAAGCATTACCAGATGGGACCAACAGGTGTTTTCATCGCAATTCCGGTTGCTGAAACCGCTATAACATTGGCAGGTATTTTCTTTTACAAACGTGGAAAGTGGAAACGTGTTCAGGTGTAA
- the rbfA gene encoding 30S ribosome-binding factor RbfA → METNRQKKIGGVIQKDLVDILQGEVRKNGINNLVISVSKVSVTSDLSVATVYLSIFPQEKAKETLEGIKSNSTLIKHDLSQRVRLQLRRVPNLVFFIDDSLDYIEKIDNALSNRENPIENRDLLEKRRKS, encoded by the coding sequence ATGGAAACAAATAGACAGAAAAAAATAGGCGGTGTCATCCAAAAAGATTTGGTTGATATTTTGCAAGGTGAAGTGAGAAAAAATGGAATTAATAATTTAGTAATTTCAGTATCCAAAGTAAGTGTTACTTCAGATTTATCGGTTGCTACCGTATATTTAAGCATTTTTCCTCAGGAGAAAGCCAAAGAAACTTTAGAGGGTATAAAATCAAACTCCACTTTAATTAAGCACGATTTATCACAACGCGTTCGTTTGCAATTACGTCGTGTACCTAATTTGGTATTTTTTATCGATGACTCTTTAGATTATATTGAGAAAATTGATAATGCCTTATCTAACAGAGAAAATCCAATTGAAAATCGTGATCTTTTAGAAAAAAGAAGAAAATCATAA
- a CDS encoding N-acetylmuramoyl-L-alanine amidase family protein, with translation MKTSTKILGILSTALLFVLFAFKPAAEKRVIVIDAGHGGHDFGVAMYGFQEKIISETIAKKVKELNKDANLEIVLLRDGDHFMEFSERVSIINNIKPELVISLHINSSKSFETNGVDAYITSREEFHGKSKEKAEKILTEVSGENLLKRRINEAPFYILKNANCPAVLLEMGFLSNEKDRAYITSENGQNEMAAKILESIK, from the coding sequence ATGAAAACCAGCACCAAAATTTTAGGAATCCTTAGTACAGCATTATTATTTGTCCTTTTTGCTTTTAAACCTGCTGCAGAAAAAAGAGTAATTGTTATTGACGCAGGTCATGGTGGCCATGATTTCGGTGTAGCGATGTATGGTTTTCAGGAAAAGATCATTTCAGAAACGATTGCTAAAAAAGTAAAAGAACTCAATAAAGATGCTAATCTCGAAATCGTATTACTTCGTGATGGGGATCACTTTATGGAATTTAGCGAAAGAGTTTCCATAATCAATAACATCAAACCTGAATTGGTCATCTCATTGCATATCAATTCTTCGAAAAGTTTTGAAACCAACGGAGTTGACGCTTATATCACATCAAGAGAAGAATTTCACGGAAAGTCGAAAGAAAAAGCAGAGAAAATCCTTACCGAAGTTTCGGGTGAAAATCTTTTGAAAAGAAGAATAAACGAAGCTCCTTTTTATATCTTGAAAAATGCTAATTGTCCTGCCGTACTGTTAGAGATGGGATTTTTGTCTAACGAAAAAGACAGAGCTTACATCACCAGTGAAAATGGACAAAATGAGATGGCTGCTAAAATTTTGGAATCAATAAAGTAA
- a CDS encoding sugar phosphate nucleotidyltransferase — translation MKIIVPMAGRGSRLRPHTLTVPKPLIPVAGKSIVHRLVEDIAEILKEPIDEVAFILGDPAFFGDDLVESLEELAGSLGAKAFIYRQDLPLGTGHAIMCAKESLSGPAVIAYADTLIRADFELDPSADAVIWVKQVEQPEAFGVVKLNANNEIIELVEKPKEFVSDLAVIGIYYFKEVGDLKKELQNVLDNNIQNGGEYQINDGIKAMMANGKVFKTGSVDEWMDCGNKDVTVETNTRMLGFLHNDGEHLVDFDVKLENATIIPPCYIGENVVLKNATVGPNVSLGKGCHVIDSTIKNSLVQTFSQIKNANLDNAMIGNHVSYDGKFTSISIGDYSVLE, via the coding sequence ATGAAAATAATCGTTCCAATGGCAGGTCGTGGATCACGACTTAGACCACATACTTTAACTGTTCCTAAACCATTAATTCCAGTTGCAGGGAAATCAATCGTTCATCGCTTGGTTGAAGACATTGCTGAGATATTAAAAGAACCAATTGATGAAGTTGCTTTTATACTTGGAGATCCTGCTTTTTTTGGAGATGACCTTGTAGAGAGTCTGGAAGAGTTAGCAGGTAGTTTAGGAGCAAAAGCATTTATTTACCGTCAGGATTTACCTTTAGGTACCGGACATGCTATTATGTGTGCAAAAGAATCGTTATCGGGTCCGGCAGTTATTGCCTATGCCGATACTTTAATCAGAGCTGATTTCGAATTAGATCCATCAGCTGACGCGGTAATTTGGGTAAAACAAGTAGAACAACCTGAAGCTTTTGGTGTTGTAAAATTAAACGCAAACAATGAAATTATTGAATTGGTTGAAAAACCAAAAGAGTTTGTAAGTGATTTAGCTGTTATCGGAATTTACTACTTTAAAGAAGTGGGTGATTTGAAAAAAGAACTTCAGAACGTTTTGGACAATAACATCCAAAATGGAGGAGAATATCAGATTAACGACGGAATTAAAGCCATGATGGCAAACGGAAAAGTTTTTAAAACCGGAAGTGTTGATGAGTGGATGGACTGCGGAAACAAAGATGTGACTGTTGAAACAAATACGAGAATGCTCGGATTTTTGCATAACGATGGAGAACATTTGGTAGATTTTGATGTGAAATTAGAAAACGCAACAATTATTCCGCCTTGTTATATTGGTGAAAACGTAGTGTTGAAAAACGCAACGGTAGGACCAAACGTTTCATTAGGAAAAGGATGTCATGTGATTGACAGTACCATTAAAAATAGTCTGGTACAAACGTTTTCTCAAATAAAAAATGCTAATTTAGACAATGCGATGATCGGAAATCACGTTAGCTATGATGGTAAGTTTACCAGTATTAGTATTGGTGATTATTCGGTTTTAGAATAG
- a CDS encoding ABC transporter permease, producing the protein MNFPFYIAKRYIFSRSKNNAINIINYIASMGIIVGTMALFVVLSVFSGLKVFSLSFTNEIDPDLKMTSTYGKSFLITPDQEKQIKEINGVVSYTKIIEERVLFLFKDKQQVTYIKGVDSNYVAVNDIRKKLFNGQWLKPDTYQVVVGYGIARDFSMGILDFENPLQIFAPKPGKGAFENPEEAFNKTDVLPVGIYSISEDLDSKYVFADLGLAQELLLYKPNQISGIEFNIKENADEKAINLQLETIFKNKITVKNRAQLNESLYKMLNTENIAVYLIFTLVIIVALFNLIGALIMMILDKKGNLKTLFNLGTEINDLRKIFLLQGTLLSVFGGVIGLVLGIILVVLQQQYELIMITPTLAYPVVFTLENVLIVMGTIISLGFVASLIASSRVSKRLLD; encoded by the coding sequence TTGAATTTCCCATTTTACATAGCCAAGCGTTATATTTTTAGCAGAAGTAAAAACAATGCTATAAATATTATCAATTATATTGCCAGCATGGGGATTATTGTTGGTACGATGGCTTTGTTTGTGGTGTTATCCGTTTTTAGCGGATTAAAAGTATTTAGTCTTTCGTTTACAAATGAAATCGACCCTGATTTAAAAATGACCAGTACCTACGGAAAATCATTTTTGATTACACCCGATCAGGAAAAACAGATTAAAGAAATTAATGGGGTCGTTTCGTATACAAAAATTATTGAAGAGCGTGTTTTGTTTCTGTTTAAAGACAAACAACAAGTTACTTACATAAAAGGAGTTGACAGCAATTATGTTGCTGTAAACGATATCAGAAAAAAACTTTTCAACGGACAATGGCTAAAACCGGACACCTATCAGGTAGTCGTTGGTTATGGAATTGCAAGAGATTTTTCGATGGGCATATTAGATTTCGAAAATCCCTTGCAAATATTCGCGCCTAAACCGGGAAAAGGAGCTTTTGAAAATCCCGAAGAAGCATTTAATAAAACAGATGTTTTACCGGTCGGGATTTATTCCATTAGTGAAGATTTAGATTCAAAATACGTGTTTGCCGACTTAGGTTTAGCACAGGAATTATTGCTGTACAAACCGAATCAGATTTCAGGAATTGAATTTAATATAAAGGAAAATGCCGATGAAAAGGCAATTAACCTTCAATTAGAAACGATCTTCAAAAATAAAATTACTGTAAAAAACAGAGCGCAACTTAACGAGTCTCTGTATAAAATGCTAAATACCGAAAATATAGCGGTTTATCTTATTTTTACCCTCGTGATTATCGTGGCACTTTTTAATTTGATCGGGGCTTTGATTATGATGATTTTAGATAAAAAAGGAAATCTTAAAACCCTTTTTAATCTGGGTACGGAAATCAATGATCTGAGAAAAATATTTTTACTTCAGGGAACATTACTAAGTGTTTTTGGTGGCGTTATTGGCCTTGTGCTGGGTATTATCCTGGTCGTACTGCAACAACAGTATGAGTTAATTATGATTACACCAACTTTGGCGTATCCGGTCGTTTTTACTTTAGAAAACGTACTGATCGTAATGGGAACCATTATTTCTCTTGGTTTTGTAGCTTCTTTAATTGCCAGTAGCCGGGTAAGTAAAAGACTATTAGATTAG
- the dusB gene encoding tRNA dihydrouridine synthase DusB: MVKIGNIELPEFPLLLAPMEDVSDPPFRRLCKTHGADLMYSEFISSEGLIRDAIKSRMKLDIFDYERPVGIQIFGGDEEAMALSSKIVSAVKPDLVDINFGCPVKKVVCKGAGAGVLKDVDLMVRLTKAVIRSTDLPVTVKTRLGWDDNSINIDEVAERLQDIGVQALTIHARTRAQMYKGHADWSHIARVKNNPRITMPIFGNGDIDSPEKALKYKNEYGIDGIMIGRAAIGYPWIFNEIKHYFNTGEHLAAPTVGDRVEAARNHLQWSMDWKGQRLGIVEMRRHYTNYFKGIHSFKEYKQKLVTTDEPEILFAIMDEIKDVYAGYEFV, from the coding sequence ATGGTCAAGATTGGCAACATAGAATTACCCGAATTTCCTTTATTACTAGCACCGATGGAAGACGTGAGCGATCCGCCGTTTCGCAGATTATGCAAAACGCATGGCGCTGACTTAATGTACTCTGAGTTTATTTCGTCGGAAGGATTGATTCGTGATGCTATTAAAAGTAGAATGAAGTTGGATATTTTTGATTACGAACGTCCGGTTGGTATTCAGATTTTTGGTGGTGATGAAGAAGCGATGGCCCTTTCGTCTAAAATTGTTTCTGCCGTAAAACCCGATTTAGTAGATATCAATTTTGGATGTCCTGTAAAAAAAGTAGTTTGCAAAGGTGCCGGTGCCGGAGTTTTAAAAGATGTTGACTTGATGGTGCGTTTGACTAAAGCTGTTATTCGCAGTACTGATTTACCGGTAACCGTAAAAACACGTTTAGGCTGGGATGACAACTCTATCAATATCGATGAAGTTGCCGAAAGGCTTCAGGATATTGGCGTTCAGGCTTTGACCATTCACGCCAGAACCCGTGCCCAAATGTATAAAGGTCATGCCGACTGGTCGCATATTGCACGTGTAAAAAACAACCCAAGAATTACAATGCCCATTTTTGGAAACGGCGATATCGACAGCCCCGAAAAAGCATTAAAATATAAAAATGAATACGGTATTGACGGTATCATGATTGGTCGTGCTGCCATTGGTTATCCATGGATTTTCAACGAAATCAAGCATTATTTTAATACCGGTGAACACTTAGCTGCTCCAACGGTCGGAGATCGTGTTGAAGCCGCCAGAAACCACCTGCAATGGTCTATGGACTGGAAAGGCCAGCGTTTGGGAATTGTAGAAATGCGTCGTCATTATACTAATTATTTCAAAGGAATTCACTCTTTTAAAGAATACAAACAAAAATTGGTTACAACCGATGAACCTGAAATTTTATTCGCCATTATGGATGAAATTAAAGACGTTTATGCCGGATACGAATTTGTTTAA
- a CDS encoding tetratricopeptide repeat protein — protein MKKGVLVILFSVFFGNTMSVMAQTEPEDIAMVTDEYKDSFFESLKQKGIENYDKAIVSLQKCIKLKPNDAVAYFELGKNYLALKDYKNAQDSFEKATQLDPKNKWFWLGIYDVSFETKNYNLAIETIQRIILFDEEYKDDLISIYMITNQYDKALVAINEMNDKFGKSSDREIYKNQIMSQGKYQNAEIGNLIDQIKKNPKEESNYVNLIFLYSKGEETDKAIDVAKQLAKEIPTSDWAQVSLFKGYLDANQADKAIKAMNVILSSAKIDSKIKHRTLNEFLIYVNKNPQYAPDLEKAISYFDNDKEIDVAKEIGKFYHSKNQFENAIKYYEKDLKSNSDTDRETNLLLLEAYTQAKQFEPMTKRAMYMIEVYPSQPQFYYYAGLGNNQLKQFKNAKTVLEMGLDYVVDDIKLESNFNIQLGEAYNGLGDAKKKEEYFLKANELLKKKK, from the coding sequence ATGAAAAAGGGAGTTTTAGTAATTTTGTTTTCTGTTTTCTTTGGTAATACGATGTCGGTTATGGCTCAGACAGAACCGGAGGATATTGCTATGGTTACAGATGAATATAAAGACTCTTTTTTCGAATCATTAAAGCAAAAAGGAATTGAAAATTATGATAAGGCAATCGTTTCGTTGCAGAAATGTATCAAGTTAAAACCCAATGATGCAGTTGCTTATTTCGAATTGGGTAAAAATTATCTGGCTTTAAAAGATTATAAAAATGCACAGGATTCTTTTGAAAAAGCGACTCAGTTAGATCCAAAAAACAAATGGTTTTGGCTTGGGATTTATGATGTAAGTTTTGAAACCAAAAATTACAATCTCGCAATTGAAACCATTCAAAGAATCATTTTGTTTGATGAAGAGTATAAGGACGATTTGATTTCGATATACATGATAACCAATCAATACGATAAAGCGTTGGTTGCGATTAATGAAATGAACGACAAGTTTGGGAAATCATCAGATCGTGAAATTTATAAAAATCAGATCATGTCTCAGGGGAAATATCAAAATGCAGAGATTGGCAATTTGATTGATCAGATTAAGAAGAACCCAAAAGAAGAATCCAATTACGTAAACCTGATTTTTCTGTATTCAAAAGGAGAAGAAACAGACAAGGCTATAGACGTTGCCAAACAATTGGCAAAAGAAATTCCGACTTCAGATTGGGCTCAGGTCAGTTTGTTTAAGGGATATTTAGATGCCAATCAGGCTGATAAAGCGATTAAGGCGATGAATGTAATTTTATCAAGTGCAAAAATTGATTCAAAAATAAAACACCGTACCTTAAATGAATTTTTGATTTATGTGAATAAAAATCCGCAGTACGCTCCGGATCTGGAAAAAGCGATTTCTTATTTTGATAATGATAAAGAAATTGATGTTGCAAAAGAAATAGGAAAGTTTTATCACAGCAAAAATCAATTTGAAAACGCCATTAAGTATTATGAGAAAGATCTAAAATCAAACTCAGATACCGATCGCGAGACCAATTTGCTTTTGTTAGAGGCTTATACACAGGCAAAACAATTTGAGCCTATGACAAAAAGAGCCATGTATATGATTGAAGTGTACCCGAGTCAACCGCAATTTTATTATTATGCCGGTTTAGGGAACAATCAATTGAAGCAATTTAAAAATGCAAAAACGGTTTTAGAAATGGGACTGGATTATGTAGTTGACGATATAAAACTGGAATCGAATTTTAATATTCAGTTAGGAGAGGCTTACAATGGGTTAGGAGATGCCAAGAAAAAAGAGGAATACTTTTTGAAGGCAAATGAGTTATTGAAGAAAAAAAAGTAA
- a CDS encoding DUF4292 domain-containing protein gives MKKYIIILSMSVFVISCKSKAVAVQNNKTEVVEAKKDKKAIEKHYDNKLDFSTVYIKASARYVDEKQSQNVSAEIKIEKDKQILISVRFLGITMAKALITPTAVSYYEKINSTYYEGDFTSLSKWLGTELNYSKVQNLLVGEALEDLRKGDYTQTIVENLFRLEDQKEANIKKVFFLEPEKYLLQKEQISQPSENRMLEIKYSDSKVFDQGTLPTAIEINAIQPKGKTDINLNYNTISFNEQLSFPYSVPSGYKKVIIK, from the coding sequence ATGAAAAAGTATATAATAATACTATCGATGTCCGTTTTTGTGATTTCTTGTAAATCTAAAGCTGTTGCCGTACAAAACAATAAAACGGAAGTAGTTGAGGCAAAAAAAGACAAAAAAGCAATAGAAAAACATTACGATAATAAATTAGATTTTTCAACCGTATACATAAAAGCAAGTGCGAGGTATGTCGATGAAAAACAAAGTCAAAATGTTTCGGCCGAGATAAAAATCGAAAAAGACAAACAGATTTTAATAAGTGTTCGTTTTCTGGGAATTACCATGGCAAAAGCGTTGATAACGCCGACAGCTGTAAGTTATTACGAAAAAATAAACAGTACTTACTACGAAGGCGACTTTACAAGTTTGAGTAAATGGTTGGGTACAGAATTGAATTACAGTAAGGTACAAAATTTATTGGTAGGTGAGGCTTTAGAAGATTTAAGAAAAGGAGACTACACACAAACTATTGTAGAAAACCTCTTTCGTTTGGAAGATCAAAAAGAAGCGAATATCAAAAAAGTATTCTTTCTGGAGCCGGAAAAATATTTGTTGCAAAAGGAACAAATTTCACAACCATCAGAAAACAGAATGTTAGAAATTAAATATTCTGACAGTAAAGTTTTTGATCAGGGAACACTTCCAACGGCAATCGAAATTAATGCGATTCAGCCGAAAGGAAAAACAGATATTAATTTAAATTACAATACTATTTCGTTCAACGAACAACTTTCTTTTCCGTATAGCGTACCAAGTGGCTATAAAAAGGTTATAATTAAGTAA
- a CDS encoding phenylacetate--CoA ligase family protein gives MIPSIEKDSLEQIKIFQEQKLADLLAYVSQHSPFYKRLFSGQNIDLSKIKTLEDLQHLPVTTKEDLQQYNDDFLCVPQHKIIDYASTSGTLGDPVTFGLTDSDLDRLAYNEAISFACAGIAEGDVVQLMTTIDRKFMAGLAYFLGLRKLKVGVIRVGAGIPELQWDSILKYKPSYLITVPSFLLKLIEYAEIHGIDYNNSSIKGAICIGESLRNQDFSMNTLSKKITDQWNIQLFSTYASTEMSTAFTECEHGIGGHHHPELIITEVLDENNNPVKNGEAGELTFTTLGIEAMPLLRFKTGDIVQLHDEPCACGRNTFRVGPVIGRKKQMIKYKGTTLYPPAMNDVLSDFDNIENHLIEISTNDLGTDEILIKIAVKSQTPEFLQEIKDHFRAKLRVTPKIEFASKEVLNPLVFNPMSRKPIRFFDFRKTTV, from the coding sequence ATGATTCCATCAATAGAAAAGGATTCTTTAGAACAAATTAAAATTTTTCAAGAGCAAAAATTAGCCGACCTTTTAGCCTATGTCAGTCAACATTCTCCCTTTTACAAAAGACTTTTTTCAGGACAGAATATTGACCTTTCAAAAATAAAAACGCTTGAAGATTTACAGCATTTACCCGTAACTACAAAAGAAGATTTACAGCAATACAATGACGATTTTTTATGTGTACCACAACATAAAATTATCGATTACGCCTCAACTTCAGGGACTTTGGGCGATCCTGTAACTTTTGGTTTAACCGATTCGGACTTGGACCGATTGGCTTATAACGAAGCCATTTCGTTTGCCTGTGCCGGAATCGCAGAAGGAGATGTTGTGCAACTTATGACGACAATTGACCGTAAATTTATGGCTGGTTTAGCCTACTTTTTAGGACTGCGAAAACTAAAAGTGGGTGTCATTCGGGTAGGCGCAGGAATCCCGGAATTACAATGGGATTCTATTTTAAAATACAAGCCTTCTTACTTAATAACGGTTCCTTCTTTTTTATTGAAATTGATTGAATATGCCGAAATTCACGGAATAGATTATAACAACTCCAGCATAAAAGGCGCTATTTGCATTGGAGAATCGCTGAGAAATCAGGATTTTTCGATGAATACGTTATCCAAAAAAATAACAGATCAATGGAATATTCAGTTGTTTTCGACTTATGCTTCTACAGAAATGAGTACCGCTTTTACAGAGTGCGAGCATGGAATCGGAGGGCATCACCATCCGGAACTAATCATTACGGAAGTTTTAGACGAAAATAACAATCCCGTAAAAAATGGCGAAGCAGGCGAATTGACCTTTACTACTTTGGGCATTGAGGCCATGCCGTTACTGCGTTTTAAAACCGGAGATATTGTACAGCTTCATGATGAACCTTGTGCTTGCGGAAGAAACACTTTTCGAGTAGGTCCGGTAATTGGTCGTAAAAAACAAATGATTAAATATAAAGGAACAACCCTTTATCCGCCGGCAATGAATGATGTGCTAAGCGATTTCGACAATATAGAAAATCACCTTATTGAGATCTCTACCAATGATTTGGGAACAGATGAAATCCTTATAAAAATAGCCGTAAAAAGTCAAACTCCTGAGTTTTTACAGGAAATAAAAGACCACTTCAGAGCCAAACTGAGGGTTACTCCAAAAATTGAATTTGCCTCAAAAGAAGTTTTAAACCCACTGGTTTTTAACCCAATGAGCAGAAAACCTATTCGCTTTTTTGATTTTAGGAAGACAACTGTTTAG